A window of the Drosophila simulans strain w501 chromosome 2L, Prin_Dsim_3.1, whole genome shotgun sequence genome harbors these coding sequences:
- the LOC6732524 gene encoding dnaJ homolog subfamily C member 7 isoform X2 codes for MLNKLYMSSEEFTFLPRIAEEKKKLGNDQYKAQNYQNALKLYTDAISLCPDSAAYYGNRAACYMMLLNYNSALTDARHAIRIDPGFEKAYVRVAKCCLALGDIIGTEQAVKMVNELNSLSTAVAAEQTAAQKLRQLEATIQANYDSKSYRNVVFYLDSALKLAPACLKYRLLKAECLAFLGRCDEALDIAVGVMKLDTTSADAIYVRGLCLYYTDNLDKGIIHFERALTLDPDHYKSKQMRSKCKQLKEMKENGNMLFKSGRYREAHVIYTDALKIDEHNKDINSKLLYNRALVNTRIGNLREAVADCNRVLELNSQYLKALLLRARCYNDLEKFEESVADYETALQLEKTPEIKRMLREAKFALKKSKRKDYYKILGIGRNATDDEIKKSYRKKALVHHPDRHANSSAEERKQEELKFKEVGEAYAILSDARKKSRYDSGQDIEEQEQADFDPNQMFRSFFQFNGGGRNNSSFNFEF; via the exons CATTGCCGAGGAGAAGAAGAAACTGGGCAACGACCAATACAAGGCGCAGAACTATCAGAATGCACTCAAGCTCTACACGGATGCCATATCGCTGTGTCCGGACTCGGCGGCATACTATGGCAATCGGGCCGCCTGCTACATGATGCTGCTCAACTATAACAGCGCCCTGACCGACGCCCGGCACGCCATACGCATCGATCCGGGCTTCGAGAAGGCCTACGTCCGGGTGGCCAAGTGCTGTCTGGCCCTGGGCGACATCATTGGCACCGAGCAGGCCGTCAAAATGGTCAACGAGCTGAACTCGCTTAGCACGGCTGTTGCTGCCGAACAGACGGCGGCGCAGAAGTTGCGCCAACTGGAGGCGACCATTCAGGCGAACTACGATTCGAAATCCTATCGCAATGTGGTCTTCTATTTGGACAGTGCCTTGAAGTTGGCGCCCGCCTGCTTGAA ATATCGTCTGCTTAAGGCTGAGTGCCTTGCATTTTTGGGGCGATGTGATGAGGCCTTGGACATTGCTGTCGGTGTAATGAAGCTGGATACCACGTCGGCGGATGCGATATACGTGCGAGGTCTCTGCCTGTACTACACGGACAACCTGGACAAGGGAATTATCCACTTCGAGCGCGCCCTGACCCTCGACCCGGACCACTACAAGTCCAAGCAGATGCGCAGCAAGTGCAAGCAGCTCAAGGAGATGAAGGAGAACGGCAATATGCTATTCAAGTCCGGTCGCTATCGCGAGGCACACGTGATCTACACGGACGCCCTGAAGATCGACGAACACAACAAGGATATCAATTCGAAACTGCTTTACAATCGGGCTTTGGTCAACACACGTATCGGCAATTTGCGAGAGGCCGTGGCCGATTGCAATCGAGTGCTGGAGCTGAATAGTCAATATCTGAAGGCACTGCTGCTGCGGGCGCGCTGCTACAATGATCTGGAGAAGTTCGAGGAGTCGGTGGCGGACTATGAGACGGCACTGCAGCTGGAGAAGACGCCGGAGATTAAGCGAATGCTGCGCGAGGCCAAGTTTGCGCTGAAGAAGTCGAAGCGAAAGGACTACTACAAGATCCTGGGCATTGGACGCAACGCCACCGACGACGAGATCAAGAAGTCGTACCGCAAAAAGGCGCTGGTACATCATCCGGATCGACACGCAAACAGCAGTGCCGAGGAGCGCAAGCAGGAGGAGCTGAAGTTCAAGGAGGTGGGCGAGGCGTACGCCATTCTGTCGGATGCTCGCAAGAAGTCGCGCTACGACAGCGGCCAGGATatcgaggagcaggagcaag CCGACTTCGATCCCAATCAAATGTTCCGCTCATTCTTCCAATTCAACGGCGGTGGCCGGAATAATTCTTCGTTCAACTTTGAGTTCTAG
- the LOC6732524 gene encoding dnaJ homolog subfamily C member 7 isoform X1 yields MDDEVIEISDSEREETSSNSEMDVEITTEQPAIDVKAEQIVPKDAATIAEEKKKLGNDQYKAQNYQNALKLYTDAISLCPDSAAYYGNRAACYMMLLNYNSALTDARHAIRIDPGFEKAYVRVAKCCLALGDIIGTEQAVKMVNELNSLSTAVAAEQTAAQKLRQLEATIQANYDSKSYRNVVFYLDSALKLAPACLKYRLLKAECLAFLGRCDEALDIAVGVMKLDTTSADAIYVRGLCLYYTDNLDKGIIHFERALTLDPDHYKSKQMRSKCKQLKEMKENGNMLFKSGRYREAHVIYTDALKIDEHNKDINSKLLYNRALVNTRIGNLREAVADCNRVLELNSQYLKALLLRARCYNDLEKFEESVADYETALQLEKTPEIKRMLREAKFALKKSKRKDYYKILGIGRNATDDEIKKSYRKKALVHHPDRHANSSAEERKQEELKFKEVGEAYAILSDARKKSRYDSGQDIEEQEQADFDPNQMFRSFFQFNGGGRNNSSFNFEF; encoded by the exons CATTGCCGAGGAGAAGAAGAAACTGGGCAACGACCAATACAAGGCGCAGAACTATCAGAATGCACTCAAGCTCTACACGGATGCCATATCGCTGTGTCCGGACTCGGCGGCATACTATGGCAATCGGGCCGCCTGCTACATGATGCTGCTCAACTATAACAGCGCCCTGACCGACGCCCGGCACGCCATACGCATCGATCCGGGCTTCGAGAAGGCCTACGTCCGGGTGGCCAAGTGCTGTCTGGCCCTGGGCGACATCATTGGCACCGAGCAGGCCGTCAAAATGGTCAACGAGCTGAACTCGCTTAGCACGGCTGTTGCTGCCGAACAGACGGCGGCGCAGAAGTTGCGCCAACTGGAGGCGACCATTCAGGCGAACTACGATTCGAAATCCTATCGCAATGTGGTCTTCTATTTGGACAGTGCCTTGAAGTTGGCGCCCGCCTGCTTGAA ATATCGTCTGCTTAAGGCTGAGTGCCTTGCATTTTTGGGGCGATGTGATGAGGCCTTGGACATTGCTGTCGGTGTAATGAAGCTGGATACCACGTCGGCGGATGCGATATACGTGCGAGGTCTCTGCCTGTACTACACGGACAACCTGGACAAGGGAATTATCCACTTCGAGCGCGCCCTGACCCTCGACCCGGACCACTACAAGTCCAAGCAGATGCGCAGCAAGTGCAAGCAGCTCAAGGAGATGAAGGAGAACGGCAATATGCTATTCAAGTCCGGTCGCTATCGCGAGGCACACGTGATCTACACGGACGCCCTGAAGATCGACGAACACAACAAGGATATCAATTCGAAACTGCTTTACAATCGGGCTTTGGTCAACACACGTATCGGCAATTTGCGAGAGGCCGTGGCCGATTGCAATCGAGTGCTGGAGCTGAATAGTCAATATCTGAAGGCACTGCTGCTGCGGGCGCGCTGCTACAATGATCTGGAGAAGTTCGAGGAGTCGGTGGCGGACTATGAGACGGCACTGCAGCTGGAGAAGACGCCGGAGATTAAGCGAATGCTGCGCGAGGCCAAGTTTGCGCTGAAGAAGTCGAAGCGAAAGGACTACTACAAGATCCTGGGCATTGGACGCAACGCCACCGACGACGAGATCAAGAAGTCGTACCGCAAAAAGGCGCTGGTACATCATCCGGATCGACACGCAAACAGCAGTGCCGAGGAGCGCAAGCAGGAGGAGCTGAAGTTCAAGGAGGTGGGCGAGGCGTACGCCATTCTGTCGGATGCTCGCAAGAAGTCGCGCTACGACAGCGGCCAGGATatcgaggagcaggagcaag CCGACTTCGATCCCAATCAAATGTTCCGCTCATTCTTCCAATTCAACGGCGGTGGCCGGAATAATTCTTCGTTCAACTTTGAGTTCTAG
- the LOC6732524 gene encoding dnaJ homolog subfamily C member 7 isoform X3: MLYIAEEKKKLGNDQYKAQNYQNALKLYTDAISLCPDSAAYYGNRAACYMMLLNYNSALTDARHAIRIDPGFEKAYVRVAKCCLALGDIIGTEQAVKMVNELNSLSTAVAAEQTAAQKLRQLEATIQANYDSKSYRNVVFYLDSALKLAPACLKYRLLKAECLAFLGRCDEALDIAVGVMKLDTTSADAIYVRGLCLYYTDNLDKGIIHFERALTLDPDHYKSKQMRSKCKQLKEMKENGNMLFKSGRYREAHVIYTDALKIDEHNKDINSKLLYNRALVNTRIGNLREAVADCNRVLELNSQYLKALLLRARCYNDLEKFEESVADYETALQLEKTPEIKRMLREAKFALKKSKRKDYYKILGIGRNATDDEIKKSYRKKALVHHPDRHANSSAEERKQEELKFKEVGEAYAILSDARKKSRYDSGQDIEEQEQADFDPNQMFRSFFQFNGGGRNNSSFNFEF, encoded by the exons CATTGCCGAGGAGAAGAAGAAACTGGGCAACGACCAATACAAGGCGCAGAACTATCAGAATGCACTCAAGCTCTACACGGATGCCATATCGCTGTGTCCGGACTCGGCGGCATACTATGGCAATCGGGCCGCCTGCTACATGATGCTGCTCAACTATAACAGCGCCCTGACCGACGCCCGGCACGCCATACGCATCGATCCGGGCTTCGAGAAGGCCTACGTCCGGGTGGCCAAGTGCTGTCTGGCCCTGGGCGACATCATTGGCACCGAGCAGGCCGTCAAAATGGTCAACGAGCTGAACTCGCTTAGCACGGCTGTTGCTGCCGAACAGACGGCGGCGCAGAAGTTGCGCCAACTGGAGGCGACCATTCAGGCGAACTACGATTCGAAATCCTATCGCAATGTGGTCTTCTATTTGGACAGTGCCTTGAAGTTGGCGCCCGCCTGCTTGAA ATATCGTCTGCTTAAGGCTGAGTGCCTTGCATTTTTGGGGCGATGTGATGAGGCCTTGGACATTGCTGTCGGTGTAATGAAGCTGGATACCACGTCGGCGGATGCGATATACGTGCGAGGTCTCTGCCTGTACTACACGGACAACCTGGACAAGGGAATTATCCACTTCGAGCGCGCCCTGACCCTCGACCCGGACCACTACAAGTCCAAGCAGATGCGCAGCAAGTGCAAGCAGCTCAAGGAGATGAAGGAGAACGGCAATATGCTATTCAAGTCCGGTCGCTATCGCGAGGCACACGTGATCTACACGGACGCCCTGAAGATCGACGAACACAACAAGGATATCAATTCGAAACTGCTTTACAATCGGGCTTTGGTCAACACACGTATCGGCAATTTGCGAGAGGCCGTGGCCGATTGCAATCGAGTGCTGGAGCTGAATAGTCAATATCTGAAGGCACTGCTGCTGCGGGCGCGCTGCTACAATGATCTGGAGAAGTTCGAGGAGTCGGTGGCGGACTATGAGACGGCACTGCAGCTGGAGAAGACGCCGGAGATTAAGCGAATGCTGCGCGAGGCCAAGTTTGCGCTGAAGAAGTCGAAGCGAAAGGACTACTACAAGATCCTGGGCATTGGACGCAACGCCACCGACGACGAGATCAAGAAGTCGTACCGCAAAAAGGCGCTGGTACATCATCCGGATCGACACGCAAACAGCAGTGCCGAGGAGCGCAAGCAGGAGGAGCTGAAGTTCAAGGAGGTGGGCGAGGCGTACGCCATTCTGTCGGATGCTCGCAAGAAGTCGCGCTACGACAGCGGCCAGGATatcgaggagcaggagcaag CCGACTTCGATCCCAATCAAATGTTCCGCTCATTCTTCCAATTCAACGGCGGTGGCCGGAATAATTCTTCGTTCAACTTTGAGTTCTAG
- the LOC6732525 gene encoding homeotic protein female sterile isoform X1, with protein sequence MNFNPASVVAAAAAAAHQTSHLHHHHHHHPYLSHQQLQNHQSSITQPQAQQQQLIPLPVVGGGASLPVGGSGGGDTSPKIMEWTNDDALELIEQYRCHTELWNRADPKYKDKLCRFRAWSEIAERFGCSKAEVERKMNVLLTQYRREKHKMFVKIYQGIQPNPSKWYAFKRFDFMEAGGGSLSGGGSVGSGVNAPSGNLVPNPVSSSAAAAAHNGLNGLAAAAAAYESGTIAAAGNGGAPPNVPGGGAPGSQTVMQHRRIKTKELKYFGAMGLNIPMLIASSQTLDSWNTAGQYSPPISGSGGGGSERGGSAGGGGVPPQQLRVPLPMSYHGGAGGGSSSSDFQQSPLKTMDTSDNEDNNNTKEDVAAAAALGQLAAKVELRSPAGAGPGGGGGSSSREANDPASDPIKSDRTLSEAGSSPIPNTNMHEAHKNHLLNSPAGGRAVTPRQAHEQLHHHPHTQHHLQHQQQQLQQQHQQLQQQQLQQHQQQQQLHHGHEELDIKQELVDYFHGQAAAGGGGGGGVVGPAPPPPPESHRSYSSAGEESRLQLVDMAQDLRVAQAKANFGAFILPPRGSDASTPAMPLNMRKLTGAGSAGHMLMNSLLGSRESMSDGEEPDPDNDEATESAASPGHIKSSVSAQAAVAASAFYAESLNRDDCDFIGSNVSLKLRTMDRTQRIIAEKLISEVLYYGQFNELERSARIQPK encoded by the exons ATGAACTTCAATCCGGCCAGCGTGGtagccgccgcagcagcagccgcacaTCAGACGTCCCATctccaccaccatcaccatcatcatccgTATTTAAGCCACCAGCAATTGCAGAACCACCAGAGCAGCATCACCCAACCACaagcacagcaacaacagctgatCCCACTGCCCGTCGTCGGCGGAGGAGCAAGTTTACCAGTGGGTGGCAGCGGCGGTGGCGATACATCGCCCAAAATCATGGAGTGGACCAACGACGATGCTCTGGAGCTGATTGAGCAGTACCGCTGCCATACGGAGCTGTGGAATCGTGCCGATCCCAAGTACAAGGATAAACTATGTCGATTCCGGGCGTGGTCGGAAATAGCCGAGCGTTTCGGCTGCAGCAAGGCGGAAGTGGAGCGGAAGATGAACGTACTGCTCACACAGTATCGCCGGGAGAAGCACAAGATGTTCGTGAAGATATACCAGGGCATACAGCCCAATCCGTCCAAGTGGTATGCCTTCAAGCGATTCGATTTCATGGAGGCGGGCGGCGGCAGCCTAAGCGGCGGTGGGTCCGTGGGATCCGGTGTTAATGCCCCCAGCGGCAACCTGGTGCCGAATCCCGTTTCCTCatccgctgccgccgccgcccacaaCGGGCTGAACGGACTGGCCGCCGCGGCAGCGGCCTACGAAAGCGGTACGATTGCGGCGGCGGGCAACGGAGGAGCACCACCCAATGTACCAGGTGGCGGAGCACCTGGCTCACAGACCGTCATGCAGCACAGACGCATCAAGACCAAAGAGCTGAAATATTTCGGAGCG ATGGGCCTGAACATACCCATGTTGATAGCGAGCAGCCAGACGCTGGACAGTTGGAATACGGCGGGTCAGTACTCGCCACCGATATCGGGctccggcggcggtggctccGAGCGAGGAGGAAGTGCTGGAGGCGGCGGAGTGCCGCCACAGCAACTGCGAGTGCCCCTGCCGATGAGCTATCATGGCGGAGCTGGTGGTGGGAGCAGCAGTAGTGATTTCCAGCAGAGTCCCCTGAAGACCATGGACACCTCGGACAATGAGGACAACAACAATACCAAGGAGGAtgtggcggcggcagcggcactGGGACAACTGGCTGCCAAGGTCGAGCTGCGATCGCCGGCGGGCGCAGGTcctggcggtggcggtggttCAAGCAGTAGGGAAGCCAATGATCCAGCCAGCGATCCCATCAAGTCCGACCGCACGCTAAGCGAAGCTGGCAGCAGTCCCATACCGAATACCAACATGCACGAGGCGCACAAGAATCACCTGCTAAACAGTCCCGCCGGCGGAAGGGCGGTCACGCCGCGGCAGGCGCATGAGCAGCTGCACCACCATCCGCACACGCAACACCAcctgcaacatcagcagcagcaactgcagcagcagcatcagcagttgcagcagcagcaactgcaacagcatcagcaacagcagcagctgcatcacGGCCACGAGGAATTGGACATCAAGCAGGAGTTGGTGGACTATTTCCATGGTCAGGCGGCTGccggtggcggcggtggtggtggtgttgttggtcctgcaccgccgccaccacccGAATCGCATCGTTCCTATAGCTCAGCGGGCGAGGAGAGTCGCCTCCAGTTGGTGGACATGGCCCAGGATCTGAGAGTCGCCCAGGCGAAGGCCAATTTTGGTGCTTTCATCCTGCCACCCAGAGGCAGTGATGCCAGCACACCCGCCATGCCCTTAAATATGCGAAAACTGACCGGCGCCGGCAGTGCGGGTCATATGCTAATGAATTCGCTGCTGGGCTCCAGGGAGAGCATGTCGGATGGCGAGGAACCCGATCCGGATAACGACGAGGCGACCGAATCGGCCGCCAGTCCGGGTCACATCAAGAGCAGCGTTTCCGCCCAGGCGGCCGTTGCAGCGTCCGCCTTTTACGCCGAGTCCCTGAACCGAGATGATTGCGATTTTATTGGATCGAACGTGTCCCTCAAACTGCGAACCATGGATCGCACGCAACGAATCATTGCGGAGAAGCTAATCAGCGAGGTGCTGTACTATGGGCAATTCAACGAGCTGGAACGCTCGGCGCGGATACAGCCCAAGTGA
- the LOC6732525 gene encoding transcription factor mef2A isoform X2 — MHYQNNNNNNNIINLRSPAIPHRIPPESVATTNSSNMGLNIPMLIASSQTLDSWNTAGQYSPPISGSGGGGSERGGSAGGGGVPPQQLRVPLPMSYHGGAGGGSSSSDFQQSPLKTMDTSDNEDNNNTKEDVAAAAALGQLAAKVELRSPAGAGPGGGGGSSSREANDPASDPIKSDRTLSEAGSSPIPNTNMHEAHKNHLLNSPAGGRAVTPRQAHEQLHHHPHTQHHLQHQQQQLQQQHQQLQQQQLQQHQQQQQLHHGHEELDIKQELVDYFHGQAAAGGGGGGGVVGPAPPPPPESHRSYSSAGEESRLQLVDMAQDLRVAQAKANFGAFILPPRGSDASTPAMPLNMRKLTGAGSAGHMLMNSLLGSRESMSDGEEPDPDNDEATESAASPGHIKSSVSAQAAVAASAFYAESLNRDDCDFIGSNVSLKLRTMDRTQRIIAEKLISEVLYYGQFNELERSARIQPK, encoded by the exons atgcattatcaaaacaataataataataacaatattattaATCTGAGATCCCCTGCGATTCCACACAGAATTCCGCCGGAATCCGTAGCAACTACAAACTCTTCAAAC ATGGGCCTGAACATACCCATGTTGATAGCGAGCAGCCAGACGCTGGACAGTTGGAATACGGCGGGTCAGTACTCGCCACCGATATCGGGctccggcggcggtggctccGAGCGAGGAGGAAGTGCTGGAGGCGGCGGAGTGCCGCCACAGCAACTGCGAGTGCCCCTGCCGATGAGCTATCATGGCGGAGCTGGTGGTGGGAGCAGCAGTAGTGATTTCCAGCAGAGTCCCCTGAAGACCATGGACACCTCGGACAATGAGGACAACAACAATACCAAGGAGGAtgtggcggcggcagcggcactGGGACAACTGGCTGCCAAGGTCGAGCTGCGATCGCCGGCGGGCGCAGGTcctggcggtggcggtggttCAAGCAGTAGGGAAGCCAATGATCCAGCCAGCGATCCCATCAAGTCCGACCGCACGCTAAGCGAAGCTGGCAGCAGTCCCATACCGAATACCAACATGCACGAGGCGCACAAGAATCACCTGCTAAACAGTCCCGCCGGCGGAAGGGCGGTCACGCCGCGGCAGGCGCATGAGCAGCTGCACCACCATCCGCACACGCAACACCAcctgcaacatcagcagcagcaactgcagcagcagcatcagcagttgcagcagcagcaactgcaacagcatcagcaacagcagcagctgcatcacGGCCACGAGGAATTGGACATCAAGCAGGAGTTGGTGGACTATTTCCATGGTCAGGCGGCTGccggtggcggcggtggtggtggtgttgttggtcctgcaccgccgccaccacccGAATCGCATCGTTCCTATAGCTCAGCGGGCGAGGAGAGTCGCCTCCAGTTGGTGGACATGGCCCAGGATCTGAGAGTCGCCCAGGCGAAGGCCAATTTTGGTGCTTTCATCCTGCCACCCAGAGGCAGTGATGCCAGCACACCCGCCATGCCCTTAAATATGCGAAAACTGACCGGCGCCGGCAGTGCGGGTCATATGCTAATGAATTCGCTGCTGGGCTCCAGGGAGAGCATGTCGGATGGCGAGGAACCCGATCCGGATAACGACGAGGCGACCGAATCGGCCGCCAGTCCGGGTCACATCAAGAGCAGCGTTTCCGCCCAGGCGGCCGTTGCAGCGTCCGCCTTTTACGCCGAGTCCCTGAACCGAGATGATTGCGATTTTATTGGATCGAACGTGTCCCTCAAACTGCGAACCATGGATCGCACGCAACGAATCATTGCGGAGAAGCTAATCAGCGAGGTGCTGTACTATGGGCAATTCAACGAGCTGGAACGCTCGGCGCGGATACAGCCCAAGTGA